In Styela clava chromosome 14, kaStyClav1.hap1.2, whole genome shotgun sequence, the following are encoded in one genomic region:
- the LOC120340538 gene encoding uncharacterized protein LOC120340538: MTGVNIILYSYLHFALPMKFKELICAIYLASIFFSHSVADEYFELFAGTNVWARTSFRIRRFVSVEDCARRCIQTYGCTSFVYSRGTRFCYGRKNVSNKHRRHWHRNRRYDFYNRLTGSDREQIENVIPDTGETQLIFVRRQQAFQSDPSFRAPAQVQLFSVLEDVNNFETRYVPTNRPIPTTTTRRIEPTTTTRQYRPRRPRPSIETTTTRRPRPTVARSRTRPTPRLRTRPTKVVIRTRPTTEYIRIPPTVTSRRRTYPTTTRQTTTTTERTPPDVRTPELICIDKPIGLEDGTFPMNRVSASSSYWRFKPSNSALNSGNGWMASTTNIGEYLEIDFGEPKTIVAVSTQGSTYFLLSEYVTRYKLKFSLSENGEFKTYEEHGQERTFDGNSDANTAVKNQLKNPVNAYKIQFHPIAFFNNIMMRVEVYEAC; encoded by the exons ATGACAG GTGTAAACATTATACTATATAGCTACCTACATTTTGCATTACCGATGAAATTTAAGGAGCTAATATGCGCGATATACTTGGCATCGATTTTCTTCAGTCATTCAG TTGCGGATGAATACTTTGAACTATTTGCCGGGACAAATGTATGGGCCAGAACATCATTTAGAATTCGTCGGTTTGTTTCAGTAGAAGATTGTGCCCGAAGATGCATTCAGACATACGGCTGCACTTCCTTTGTTTACAGCAGAGGCACACGATTTTGCTACGGCCGCAAGAACGTCAGTAACAAGCATCGACGTCATTGGCATAGAAACAGAAGATATGATTTCTATAATCGTCTGACAG GAAGCGATCGTGAGCAGATTGAAAATGTTATCCCTGATACTGGAGAAACACAACTAATTTTTGTAAGACGGCAGCAGGCTTTCCAAAG TGACCCCAGCTTTAGGGCACCAGCTCAAGTACAACTTTTCAGCGTACTCGAAGATGTTAACAATTTTGAAACTCGCTATGTTCCAACAAACCGACCCATTCCCACAACAACTACAAGACGTATTGAACCAACAACGACGACCAGACAGTACAGGCCAAGGCGACCGCGTCCTTCGATTGAGACTACAACCACAAGACGGCCACGACCAACAGTTGCTCGTTCTCGCACGCGACCGACTCCTCGCCTTCGTACACGACCGACAAAGGTAGTCATCAGAACGCGACCGACTACTGAATACATCCGTATCCCTCCCACTGTAACGAGTCGTCGCAGAACGTATCCTACTACCACCAGACAGACGACAACAACGACAGAGCGAACCCCTCCAGATGTACGGACCCCTG AACTGATTTGCATTGACAAACCTATTGGATTAGAAGACGGAACCTTTCCAATGAATAGAGTATCTGCATCATCATCCTATTGGAGATTTAAACCGAGCAACTCAGCATTAAATTCTGGTAATGGATGGATGGCATCGACAACAAACATTGGAGAGTATCTAGAG ATCGACTTCGGTGAGCCGAAAACTATTGTCGCTGTTTCAACACAAGGCTCAACTTACTTCTTGTTGAGCGAATACGTTACTCGATATAAACTCAAATTTTCTTTAAGCGAGAACGGCGAATTTAAGACTTACGAAGAGCATGGTCAAGAACGA ACCTTTGACGGAAACTCTGATGCCAACACTGCGGTCAAAAACCAACTGAAGAATCCAGTCAATGCCTACAAAATACAGTTCCATCCCATCGCTTTCTTTAACAACATCATGATGCGAGTAGAAGTTTACGAGGCTTGTTGA